The Mixophyes fleayi isolate aMixFle1 chromosome 1, aMixFle1.hap1, whole genome shotgun sequence genome includes a region encoding these proteins:
- the LONP1 gene encoding lon protease homolog, mitochondrial isoform X1, which translates to MTAYVRFWNSSRWLGKCRIGALGAAREIEGNSVIKGRLYSVGRQSGIVASYTEVASTRTPLSRCISAAFSAPLLQPIHCRALHDFGNRGSGAFSGDDGTQSGASGEDEGGSSGEGGDSGGVGEAVYEAPIVTALTPLTVPDVFPNVPVIPVSRNPVFPRFVKIIEVKNPNLIALLRRKVRLAQPYAGVFLKKDDTNESDLVGSLDEIYHTGTFVQIHEMQDMDDKLRMIVMGHRRVRINKQLEVETDDGKTEEKVEGKKRRRNAAVRHINEVEKKKQEVVDSTAAPEVLMVEVDNVAHEEFQITEEVKALTAEIVKTIRDIIALNPLYRESVMQMMQAGQRVVDNPIYLSDMGAALTGADSQELQDVLEETNIPKRLYKSLSLLKKEYELSKLQQRLGREVEEKIKQTHRKYLLQEQLKIIKKELGLEKEDKDAIEEKFRERLKELTVPKHVMEVIDEELGKLGLLDNHSSEFSVTRNYLDWLTSMPWGKYSSENLDLQRAEEVLEEDHYGMEDVKKRILEFIAVSQLRGSTQGKILCFFGPPGVGKTSIARSIARALNREYFRFSVGGMTDVAEIKGHRRTYVGAMPGKIIQCLKKTKTENPLVLIDEVDKLGRGYQGDPSSALLELLDPEQNANFLDHYLDVPVDLSKVLFICTANVTETIPEPLRDRMEMINISGYVAQEKLAIAERYLVPQALTMCGLDEGKTRITSDALTVLIKQYCRESGVRNLQKQVEKVLRKSAYKIVNGETKYVEVTPSNLQDFVGKPIFTVDRMYNVTPPGVVMGLAWTAMGGSTLFIETSLRRPLAKENKDGSLEVTGQLGDVMKESAKIAYTFARAFLMRKHPDNGMLTTSHIHLHVPEGATPKDGPSAGCTIVTALLSLALGRPARQNVAMTGEVSLTGKILPVGGIKEKTIAAKRAGVTCIILPSENNKDYYDLATFITEGLEVHFVEHYEEIYDIVFPSP; encoded by the exons ATGACAGCTTATGTGCGATTTTGGAACAGTAGCCGATGGCTCGGAAAATGCCGGATCGGAGCACTAGGTGCAGCCCGTGAGATCGAGGGTAACTCGGTAATCAAGGGCAGATTGTACTCGGTGGGAAGGCAGAGTGGTATTGTGGCATCTTACACTGAGGTTGCATCAACTAGGACTCCTCTAAGTCGCTGCATCAGTGCAgccttctctgctcctctgctgcagccCATTCATTGCCGAGCCCTACATGACTTTGGAAATCGGGGCAGCGGTGCTTTTTCTGGTGATGATGGGACACAGAGTGGAGCAAGCGGAGaggatgaaggaggcagcagCGGAGAAGGGGGTGACAGCGGCGGGGTAGGAGAAGCGGTTTATGAAGCACCCATTGTGACCGCTCTCACTCCACTTACAGTCCCCGATGTCTTCCCTAATGTCCCTGTAATCCCGGTGTCCAGGAACCCCGTATTCCCTAGGTTCGTCAAGATTATCGAG GTCAAGAATCCAAACCTGATCGCACTTCTGAGGCGTAAAGTAAGGCTTGCCCAGCCATATGCTGGTGTTTTCCTGAAGAAAGATGATAC TAATGAGTCAGATTTGGTTGGAAGCTTGGATGAAATCTACCACACAGGAACCTTTGTCCAGATTCACGAGATGCAGGATATGGATGACAAGCTGCGTATGATCGTCATGGGTCACAGGAG GGTTAGGATCAATAAGCAGCTTGAAGTTGAAACTGATGATGGTAAAACTGAGGAGAAAGtagaagggaaaaaaaggagaagaaatgcAGCCGTCCGGCACATTAATGAGGTGGAAAAGAAGAAGCAAGAAGTAGTTGATTCAACTGCAGCACCTGAAGTCCTCATGGTTGAGGTGGACAATGTGGCTCATGAAGAATTCCAGATAACAGAGGAGGTCAAA GCTCTCACTGCTGAAATAGTGAAGACCATCCGTGACATCATTGCCCTAAACCCTCTGTACAG GGAGTCTGTAATGCAGATGATGCAGGCTGGACAGAGAGTGGTTGACAATCCTATTTATTTGAGTGATATGGGGGCAGCGCTAACTGGAGCAGATTCTCAGGAGCTTCAGGATGTCTTAGAAGAAACAAAT ATCCCAAAGCGCCTGTACAAGTCACTGTCATTATTAAAGAAAGAATATGAACTCAGCAAGCTGCAGCAGCGTTTGGGTCGAGAG GTAGAAGAAAAGATCAAACAGACTCATAGGAAGTACCTACTGCAAGAGCAGCTGAAGATCATAAAGAAAGAGCTAGGCCTTGAGAAAGAAGACAAGGATGCTATTGAGGAGAAGTTCCGGGAGCGCTTGAAGGAGCTCACAGTCCCTAAGCATGTCATGGAGGTCATTGATGAAGAGCTTGGCAAATTGGGACTACTTGACAACCATTCTTCTGAATTCAG TGTCACAAGAAATTACTTAGACTGGCTGACATCCATGCCCTGGGGGAAGTACAGTTCGGAGAACTTGGATCTGCAGAGAGCGGAGGAGGTTTTGGAAGAAGATCACTATGGGATGGAGGATGTCAAGAAAAGAATACTT GAGTTTATAGCTGTGAGCCAGCTCCGAGGAAGTACCCAGGGAAAGATTCTTTGTTTCTTTGGTCCACCAGGAGTGGGGAAAACCAGTATTGCCCGCTCTATCGCCCGTGCACTGAACAGGGAGTACTTTAGGTTCAGTGTGGGTGGGATGACTGATGTAGCGGAGATTAAGGGTCACAG GAGGACATACGTTGGGGCCATGCCCGGGAAAATCATTCAGTGCTTGAAGAAGACGAAGACAGAGAACCCTCTTGTTCTTATTGATGAG GTGGATAAACTTGGGCGTGGGTATCAAGGTGACCCATCTTCTGCTCTCCTGGAACTTCTGGATCCAGAGCAGAACGCAAACTTTCTGGACCACTATTTGGATGTACCTGTAGACTTATCTAAG GTCCTCTTCATCTGCACTGCCAATGTCACAGAAACTATTCCAGAGCCTCTGAGGGATCGTATGGAGATGATCAATATCTCGGGCTACGTGGCCCAGGAGAAGTTGGCCATAGCTGAG AGGTATCTAGTACCACAAGCTCTGACTATGTGTGGGTTGGATGAAGGCAAGACTCGCATCACATCGGATGCTCTCACTGTGTTGATCAAACAGTATTGTAGAGAGAGTGGAGTCCGAAACTTGCAGAAGCAGGTGGAAAAG GTTCTACGGAAGTCTGCATACAAGATTGTGAATGGAGAAACGAAGTATGTGGAAGTGACCCCCTCCAACCTGCAGGACTTTGTTGGAAAGCCAATCTTCACTGTTGACAGGATGTATAATGTCACCCCACCTGGGGTGGTGATGGGCCTAGCTTGGACTGCCATGG GTGGTTCTACCCTATTTATTGAGACCTCTCTTCGCCGTCCACTTGCCAAAGAAAATAAGGATGGTTCCCTAGAAGTGACAGGTCAGCTTGGAGATGTTATGAAAGAGAGTGCAAAAATTGCCTACACATTTGCTCGTGCTTTCTTGATGAGAAAGCACCCAGATAATGGAATGCTGACGACTTCGCACATTCATTTACATGTCCCAGAG GGTGCTACACCAAAGGATGGTCCTAGTGCTGGCTGCACAATTGTCACTGCGTTGCTTTCCCTTGCTTTGGGGCGTCCAGCTCGCCAAAATGTGGCAATGACTGGGGAGGTGTCACTGACTGGGAAAATTTTGCCTGTAGGGGGCATCAAAGAAAAAACTATAGCT GCTAAAAGGGCAGGTGTTACCTGTATCATCCTCCCCTCGGAAAATAATAAAGATTATTATGATCTGGCCACATTCATCACTGAAGGGCTGGAAGTGCATTTTGTTGAACATTATGAAGAGATTTACGACATTGTATTTCCATCTCCCTGA
- the LONP1 gene encoding lon protease homolog, mitochondrial isoform X2: MTAYVRFWNSSRWLGKCRIGALGAAREIEGNSVIKGRLYSVGRQSGIVASYTEVASTRTPLSRCISAAFSAPLLQPIHCRALHDFGNRGSGAFSGDDGTQSGASGEDEGGSSGEGGDSGGVGEAVYEAPIVTALTPLTVPDVFPNVPVIPVSRNPVFPRFVKIIEVKNPNLIALLRRKVRLAQPYAGVFLKKDDTNESDLVGSLDEIYHTGTFVQIHEMQDMDDKLRMIVMGHRRVRINKQLEVETDDGKTEEKVEGKKRRRNAAVRHINEVEKKKQEVVDSTAAPEVLMVEVDNVAHEEFQITEEVKALTAEIVKTIRDIIALNPLYRESVMQMMQAGQRVVDNPIYLSDMGAALTGADSQELQDVLEETNIPKRLYKSLSLLKKEYELSKLQQRLGREVEEKIKQTHRKYLLQEQLKIIKKELGLEKEDKDAIEEKFRERLKELTVPKHVMEVIDEELGKLGLLDNHSSEFSVTRNYLDWLTSMPWGKYSSENLDLQRAEEVLEEDHYGMEDVKKRILEFIAVSQLRGSTQGKILCFFGPPGVGKTSIARSIARALNREYFRFSVGGMTDVAEIKGHRRTYVGAMPGKIIQCLKKTKTENPLVLIDEVDKLGRGYQGDPSSALLELLDPEQNANFLDHYLDVPVDLSKVLFICTANVTETIPEPLRDRMEMINISGYVAQEKLAIAERYLVPQALTMCGLDEGKTRITSDALTVLIKQYCRESGVRNLQKQVEKVLRKSAYKIVNGETKYVEVTPSNLQDFVGKPIFTVDRMYNVTPPGVVMGLAWTAMGGSTLFIETSLRRPLAKENKDGSLEVTGQLGDVMKESAKIAYTFARAFLMRKHPDNGMLTTSHIHLHVPEVDPQ; the protein is encoded by the exons ATGACAGCTTATGTGCGATTTTGGAACAGTAGCCGATGGCTCGGAAAATGCCGGATCGGAGCACTAGGTGCAGCCCGTGAGATCGAGGGTAACTCGGTAATCAAGGGCAGATTGTACTCGGTGGGAAGGCAGAGTGGTATTGTGGCATCTTACACTGAGGTTGCATCAACTAGGACTCCTCTAAGTCGCTGCATCAGTGCAgccttctctgctcctctgctgcagccCATTCATTGCCGAGCCCTACATGACTTTGGAAATCGGGGCAGCGGTGCTTTTTCTGGTGATGATGGGACACAGAGTGGAGCAAGCGGAGaggatgaaggaggcagcagCGGAGAAGGGGGTGACAGCGGCGGGGTAGGAGAAGCGGTTTATGAAGCACCCATTGTGACCGCTCTCACTCCACTTACAGTCCCCGATGTCTTCCCTAATGTCCCTGTAATCCCGGTGTCCAGGAACCCCGTATTCCCTAGGTTCGTCAAGATTATCGAG GTCAAGAATCCAAACCTGATCGCACTTCTGAGGCGTAAAGTAAGGCTTGCCCAGCCATATGCTGGTGTTTTCCTGAAGAAAGATGATAC TAATGAGTCAGATTTGGTTGGAAGCTTGGATGAAATCTACCACACAGGAACCTTTGTCCAGATTCACGAGATGCAGGATATGGATGACAAGCTGCGTATGATCGTCATGGGTCACAGGAG GGTTAGGATCAATAAGCAGCTTGAAGTTGAAACTGATGATGGTAAAACTGAGGAGAAAGtagaagggaaaaaaaggagaagaaatgcAGCCGTCCGGCACATTAATGAGGTGGAAAAGAAGAAGCAAGAAGTAGTTGATTCAACTGCAGCACCTGAAGTCCTCATGGTTGAGGTGGACAATGTGGCTCATGAAGAATTCCAGATAACAGAGGAGGTCAAA GCTCTCACTGCTGAAATAGTGAAGACCATCCGTGACATCATTGCCCTAAACCCTCTGTACAG GGAGTCTGTAATGCAGATGATGCAGGCTGGACAGAGAGTGGTTGACAATCCTATTTATTTGAGTGATATGGGGGCAGCGCTAACTGGAGCAGATTCTCAGGAGCTTCAGGATGTCTTAGAAGAAACAAAT ATCCCAAAGCGCCTGTACAAGTCACTGTCATTATTAAAGAAAGAATATGAACTCAGCAAGCTGCAGCAGCGTTTGGGTCGAGAG GTAGAAGAAAAGATCAAACAGACTCATAGGAAGTACCTACTGCAAGAGCAGCTGAAGATCATAAAGAAAGAGCTAGGCCTTGAGAAAGAAGACAAGGATGCTATTGAGGAGAAGTTCCGGGAGCGCTTGAAGGAGCTCACAGTCCCTAAGCATGTCATGGAGGTCATTGATGAAGAGCTTGGCAAATTGGGACTACTTGACAACCATTCTTCTGAATTCAG TGTCACAAGAAATTACTTAGACTGGCTGACATCCATGCCCTGGGGGAAGTACAGTTCGGAGAACTTGGATCTGCAGAGAGCGGAGGAGGTTTTGGAAGAAGATCACTATGGGATGGAGGATGTCAAGAAAAGAATACTT GAGTTTATAGCTGTGAGCCAGCTCCGAGGAAGTACCCAGGGAAAGATTCTTTGTTTCTTTGGTCCACCAGGAGTGGGGAAAACCAGTATTGCCCGCTCTATCGCCCGTGCACTGAACAGGGAGTACTTTAGGTTCAGTGTGGGTGGGATGACTGATGTAGCGGAGATTAAGGGTCACAG GAGGACATACGTTGGGGCCATGCCCGGGAAAATCATTCAGTGCTTGAAGAAGACGAAGACAGAGAACCCTCTTGTTCTTATTGATGAG GTGGATAAACTTGGGCGTGGGTATCAAGGTGACCCATCTTCTGCTCTCCTGGAACTTCTGGATCCAGAGCAGAACGCAAACTTTCTGGACCACTATTTGGATGTACCTGTAGACTTATCTAAG GTCCTCTTCATCTGCACTGCCAATGTCACAGAAACTATTCCAGAGCCTCTGAGGGATCGTATGGAGATGATCAATATCTCGGGCTACGTGGCCCAGGAGAAGTTGGCCATAGCTGAG AGGTATCTAGTACCACAAGCTCTGACTATGTGTGGGTTGGATGAAGGCAAGACTCGCATCACATCGGATGCTCTCACTGTGTTGATCAAACAGTATTGTAGAGAGAGTGGAGTCCGAAACTTGCAGAAGCAGGTGGAAAAG GTTCTACGGAAGTCTGCATACAAGATTGTGAATGGAGAAACGAAGTATGTGGAAGTGACCCCCTCCAACCTGCAGGACTTTGTTGGAAAGCCAATCTTCACTGTTGACAGGATGTATAATGTCACCCCACCTGGGGTGGTGATGGGCCTAGCTTGGACTGCCATGG GTGGTTCTACCCTATTTATTGAGACCTCTCTTCGCCGTCCACTTGCCAAAGAAAATAAGGATGGTTCCCTAGAAGTGACAGGTCAGCTTGGAGATGTTATGAAAGAGAGTGCAAAAATTGCCTACACATTTGCTCGTGCTTTCTTGATGAGAAAGCACCCAGATAATGGAATGCTGACGACTTCGCACATTCATTTACATGTCCCAGAG GTTGATCCACAATGA